Below is a window of Pseudomonadota bacterium DNA.
CATCAAGAATCCGAGCTTTTCGATCTCTTCACATATATGACTCGTGACCGGATCCCCTAAATTCAAGAAGAGGGTAAAATGGTTGATCTTTTTTGAACATAGGTCCTCAAGGTGGCCTCGAAGAACTCTTGTTACATCCTTGCCGTATCGATGAATCACGATTTCCGCACTATTTATTTCGGAGGAAACCTTTATCTTCATTATGGAGAGGTCTTCCATCTGCGCAGTTCCGCGAGATGTCTTGAAATCCTTGCTCAAGCCAAGATTCGAATATATCTTGCGCAGGATAGGTTCATGATGAGAGGGGAGATATATGGAAGTCACCGGCAATTCAACAACAGGCTGAAAACAATAAACTAATGTTTCCCGCTGGGAAAGCTGTTCTGCGATCCCCTTGAATGCTATATCTGCCGGAGCATAACCGATAACCACAGCGCAGTCCTTATACCCGGTCTTCTCTGTCATTTTCTGTGTAGCGCTATGGATGGTGACCGACCTCCCGTAGACGGCCTTAATCCCCATGGTTTTAGCTCTATCGTTAAGAAACTTCTGCATCCTCGTAAAGATGTCCAAACCCCTGAAACTTGGTTTCACTGCCCCCTTTCCTGTTTCAGCGATCATGTCATCATGTGCTTCCTTGGTTATGGCTAAATGCCCGACAATCTCTCCTTCCTCGGTCACTGCAACAACCGAGTTGATGAGGCCTTCCCGGATGAATTCCGCAAGCCTCTCCGGATAATACATTACATCTGACAGATATGAATACCCGTATGTTCGATAGAAGAGCCTTGATACTTCCAATGCTTCGGAAGGCTCCATCAGCCTCAACTCAAATGAGGAGGGTGACGAAGAAACAATCTTCTCACCGGAAAATTTCTGAGGTAGTTTCAGCCCGGGATCTTCGTCGTGTTCCACAACACTCTTACCGGGAAGACGTTTGATGAGCTGCAATTCCTTCCCCCCCTTCCCGAGATTACAGAAGAACACCTCATCAACACAGTTCTTCATGATAAAAGATCCGAGGCCTTTAGGGGACACCTCCTGCTGGATATCCACAGGCGCTTCATATTCCGGAAGGAGATTGGGATCGTATGGCAAGCCCTTGTCTTTAACTATGATCTTAATGCCCCCTGCCAATGGTTCAAAGATAACTTGAAACGATTGTTCTGCGGACTCAAAAGCGTGCTCGATTACATTTGTTACAGCCTCCTCAATGGCGAGCAGAATCATTTCCTGATCGTTACGACTGAAGCCGATTTCCCTTGAAATTTCCCTTGCAAATGCCTGAATTGCAGGCAAATACGATAGTTCACTGGTAACCGTAAGACTCGAACTTCCAATTATCATATTATTCTCTCCTCGCCTTCAAATACTATAGGGACATCCATAATGTCATTTTTCAAACCTGCATACCAGGCGTTGGCTTTCTACACATTTCCCGCCTTTTCCGCATAACTAATGACCCGGCAGAAACATTTTACC
It encodes the following:
- a CDS encoding ATP-binding protein, producing MIIGSSSLTVTSELSYLPAIQAFAREISREIGFSRNDQEMILLAIEEAVTNVIEHAFESAEQSFQVIFEPLAGGIKIIVKDKGLPYDPNLLPEYEAPVDIQQEVSPKGLGSFIMKNCVDEVFFCNLGKGGKELQLIKRLPGKSVVEHDEDPGLKLPQKFSGEKIVSSSPSSFELRLMEPSEALEVSRLFYRTYGYSYLSDVMYYPERLAEFIREGLINSVVAVTEEGEIVGHLAITKEAHDDMIAETGKGAVKPSFRGLDIFTRMQKFLNDRAKTMGIKAVYGRSVTIHSATQKMTEKTGYKDCAVVIGYAPADIAFKGIAEQLSQRETLVYCFQPVVELPVTSIYLPSHHEPILRKIYSNLGLSKDFKTSRGTAQMEDLSIMKIKVSSEINSAEIVIHRYGKDVTRVLRGHLEDLCSKKINHFTLFLNLGDPVTSHICEEIEKLGFLMSGIIPCLHFEDTLILQYMNNILIDYSRIKLYSNMAKEIVAYIEDQKRTKCMQEL